Sequence from the Catenuloplanes indicus genome:
CCGGGCAGCGCGGTGCCGACGAAGTCCGCGTCCACGCCGTCCCGCAGCGTGCTCAGCAGGTCCCGCACGATCTCCGGATCGCCGAAGTGCGAACCGAACGTGACCAGCACGCGCGGCCGCCCGCCCCCGGCCGGCGGGAACGCGGGCGTGACCGCGCCGTCCGCCCCGCGATGCGCCTCCGGCCGCAGCGGCAGCCGCGTCATCCCGTCCGGGATGCCGACCGGTCCCAGGATGTCCGGGCACAGATCGAGCACCCACCGCCCGGCCGGGAGCGTGGCCGGCGCCTCGACGCCGCGGGCGGTGAAGTACGGCGCGATGTTCGCCGCGATCGCGCCGCGGAACTCGGCCGGGATGCCGGGACCGAACGACAGCGTGGCCAGCGGCGTGCCGAGCACGGCCGCGACCAGCGGCCCGACCGTGTCGGTCAGTTCCGCGACGATCAGGTCCGGCGACCAGTCCCGCGCGGCCTCGATCGCGTCGTCCGCCGAGGCGTCCAGGCGCACCTCGCCGAAGAACGCGGACACGCTCTGCGGGGTGGGCTCGGCCGCCGCGTCCTGGCCCGTGCGCGCGGCCGCCTCGGCGAACAGCGCGTCCGGCATCGGGCCGGCCGGCAGCAACGGGAAGCCGTCGAGCACGCCGGCCATGCCGGCCGAGGTCAGGAACGCGACGTGGTCGCCGCGGCGGGCGAACGCACGGGCCAGGGGCAGGAGCGGGTACGCGTGCCCGATCGCAGGCACGCAGCTGAACAGAACTCGCATGCTCGTCAGAATAACGTTCCAGTCATCGGAATACCATTCCGACCAGAGCGCACGCGTGCGAGAAATCGATAACCGATCGGCGTTGACCCGGCCGGTTCCGGGTAGAAGACGGCGGTGGGGAACTTGAGCACGTCGCTACCGCCGCCGGATGCGACAGAGGTACGGGTGTGGACCCTTCACACCCCTGATGAGCTGCGCAGACTCCGAGCCGGGCTGGGCGAGATCATCGCCGACGCGCCCTGGACGGACGAGGACGAGCTGGCGGACGTACCCGAGCGGATGGTGCTCGTCGCCAGTGAGCTGGCCACCAACGCGATCCGGCACGGGCAACCGCCGACCGAGGTGCGTCTGCTGCGTACCGAGGAACAGTTCGTCCTGGACGTGATCGATCACGACCCGGAGACGCCGCCGGAGCCGACCGAGGCGGACGACTTCGACTCCGGCGGCCGCGGCCTGCACATCGCGCAACGACTGTCGCTGGACGTCGGCTGGTACACCACGGACAACATGTCGAAGCACGTCTGGGCGAGTTTCCCGATCACCGAACCGTCTGCGGCGGGATGAGGTTGAGGCCTTCCTCGATCTCCGCGGCCGGCCGGGGCCGGCTGAACAGGTAGCCCTGCCCGCTGGTGCAGCCGAGCAGTTGCAGCTCCGCGACCTGGGCCGGCGACTCGATGCCCTCCGCGACCGTGTCCAGCCCGAGGATCTGG
This genomic interval carries:
- a CDS encoding ATP-binding protein, translating into MWTLHTPDELRRLRAGLGEIIADAPWTDEDELADVPERMVLVASELATNAIRHGQPPTEVRLLRTEEQFVLDVIDHDPETPPEPTEADDFDSGGRGLHIAQRLSLDVGWYTTDNMSKHVWASFPITEPSAAG
- a CDS encoding glycosyltransferase, with amino-acid sequence MRVLFSCVPAIGHAYPLLPLARAFARRGDHVAFLTSAGMAGVLDGFPLLPAGPMPDALFAEAAARTGQDAAAEPTPQSVSAFFGEVRLDASADDAIEAARDWSPDLIVAELTDTVGPLVAAVLGTPLATLSFGPGIPAEFRGAIAANIAPYFTARGVEAPATLPAGRWVLDLCPDILGPVGIPDGMTRLPLRPEAHRGADGAVTPAFPPAGGGRPRVLVTFGSHFGDPEIVRDLLSTLRDGVDADFVGTALPGADPALTDSAVADPAPAGPGGEPAPAVSGGDVAGAGNGGGPAAGGVRLVPFQPMANLLAGDIAAVVTHGGAGTVLGALSLGLPLVIVPQGADQFVQAAAVSAAGCGVATAPGRPDPEQLRAAVRTVLTDPSIAAAAADVRKQIDAMPAPGEVAATLAAAL